The Tepidibacter aestuarii genome contains a region encoding:
- a CDS encoding 3D domain-containing protein produces the protein MRLKLMKMLENERITKIRQSLKIKKVYTTVIAIALVITCTSIYYALENDVTVTVDNKNQEIHTFSNTVQELLKEQNIELGKNDKVLPDLNSKLKDNMDITVKRAFEVNLALNGETQTIITTQDTVDGLLKENNIPVSELDKVIPSLDHKLTKNDEIKIVKVEEKLVTKNEDVGYDVETLYDNNLEIGKVQKVQSGSYGKKEVTYKVRYTDGKEESRILVSENITQEPTNEIVKKGTKDFIVTSRGETKTFKKSLIVSASAYTAGFESTGKRPGDKGYGKTYMGTTVRTGVIAVDPKVIPLGSKVYIPKLGMTCVAEDIGGAIKGNKIDIYMSSLSKANAFGRKKLQVYVLK, from the coding sequence ATGAGACTTAAACTTATGAAAATGTTAGAAAATGAGAGAATAACGAAGATTAGACAATCTTTAAAAATTAAGAAAGTATACACTACAGTAATAGCTATAGCATTAGTTATTACATGCACTTCAATATATTACGCACTAGAAAATGATGTCACAGTAACAGTAGATAATAAAAATCAAGAAATACACACTTTTTCAAATACGGTTCAAGAATTGCTAAAAGAGCAAAATATTGAATTAGGTAAAAATGATAAAGTCCTCCCCGATTTAAATTCAAAATTAAAAGACAACATGGATATAACAGTCAAGAGAGCGTTTGAAGTAAATTTAGCTTTAAATGGAGAAACACAAACAATAATAACTACACAAGATACAGTAGATGGGCTGCTAAAAGAAAATAACATACCTGTATCAGAATTGGACAAGGTAATTCCGTCGCTAGATCACAAACTAACTAAAAATGACGAGATAAAAATAGTAAAAGTTGAAGAAAAGTTAGTTACAAAAAATGAAGACGTTGGATATGACGTTGAAACTTTATACGACAATAACCTTGAAATAGGAAAAGTTCAAAAAGTACAAAGTGGATCTTACGGTAAAAAAGAAGTTACTTACAAAGTAAGATACACTGATGGAAAAGAAGAGAGCAGAATCTTAGTTTCTGAAAATATTACACAAGAACCAACTAATGAAATAGTGAAGAAGGGAACTAAAGATTTTATAGTTACATCAAGAGGCGAGACAAAAACATTTAAAAAATCATTAATTGTAAGTGCTAGCGCTTATACAGCTGGATTTGAAAGCACAGGTAAAAGACCTGGAGATAAAGGCTATGGAAAAACATACATGGGAACAACTGTAAGAACAGGAGTTATAGCTGTAGACCCTAAGGTTATACCTTTAGGAAGCAAGGTTTACATACCTAAACTTGGAATGACATGTGTAGCAGAAGACATAGGTGGAGCTATAAAAGGAAATAAGATAGATATATACATGAGCAGCTTATCAAAAGCAAATGCATTTGGAAGAAAAAAACTACAAGTATATGTTCTAAAATAA